The stretch of DNA TCAGAAAAACGTGAACACGATGGGCCCGGGCCCGTCCCAGCCTTCAGGCTCAAAATCTAGGCCTGAGCCCGGCCCGGGGGCAGCGTCGGGCCGGGCTTCCCATGGCCAGGTATAGTCAGGGCCTACCAGATGAGCGTCGCCGACACGCATCGTCGTCCTCCGCTCTCCCGGTCTCTTGGTCCCATCCCTTCTTTCcccggtcgccgccgccgtcgtcctccgccCTCCCGTCTCCACCGCGGCGCCACTTCTTCAGGTCCCCCTCTCCCGCCCCTCTTCCTTCTAGTAGCCGCAGCCGAGCGCTCGCTTCTGGATCGGCCGTGGGTTCGCCGGGGTGGCTTTGGAATCCCACTAGATTCGGTTTTTGCGGCGGCGTGGTTTCAACGCTAATTTAAGGGTCCTTCTCGTTCCGTAGCTACACCGCGGTCGGCTGACTGAGGTTCCCTAAAGCCTGAAGCGGGCCTCCAGCTTCGGCACCAGCGGCGGCGAAGGAGGCGGACATGAAGAAGATGGAGCTTATGAAGGAGGTACTAGGGCTATCTGTCGTCCCCTGATGGATGTTTCTCTACACCTTGTGCGCCTTGCAGTCCTTTGGAGTTTGGATTTGTTTCATTCGCCGATGGTAAAAGATAGATGTAATCTGCATGTGCTATTTGGTTCAGGTAAGAGCGCACCAAGTGGCGATTGGGGAGCTCAACAACCTGCCTCCATCCAGGGTAAGCATCCCTCCTTCATCTCCAACTCCCTGACCCGGGTGAACATGAGGATGAATTAATGCATGAATGAATTTGGTATGATAGTGGTCAATTGGGCTTTTTTAGTGTGATGGGTATATAATAGTGGTAGGTAGTAACAACTGACAACTTACCACTTGTCTGACTTGTTGCAAAAACGCTCAGGCCGCGTACCAGAAGACCTGCAACATCTTCTTCCGCAAGGACATCAAATCCGCCGTCGCGTCCCAGCAGAGTACGGTCGATGCTCATTGCTCGCTTTTCTTCTTGTTGTTGTGGTTGGAATTGGTGGTGttaattgttttcttctttttCTGTGTGCTTCCTGGTGATGGTAACATGGTTCCTCCCTCTCTGATTCTTACTCAGAGCAACTTGATATCGCCAAGGCGAAGCTGCAGAAGCTAGATCAGGCATCATGAAGGTTCACTGCAGAAATTTGAAATTGCAACTTATGCTGCTTCATCCATCCACCTCGGTGAATTCTCTCTAATTAAGTGTCTTCGGAGTGCCAGTCAGCTAGGATGCAACTTATATAGATTTCTGTGTAATAATGGTGTGTTTAATAGTTACGAGTGCAAGACAAATCATTTCTTTCTGAATATGGAGACTGGATATGGGACTGTAGTCACAATAGACCCATTATGAAGGTGATGCGATGATTTGGTTGAGCTAATTAAGCTGACCTACTACTTGCTCGAGTCTTTCTGAACCGATTATGCAGCGACAGGATTATGGATCCAGGGGCATGTGTCAGCGATGAGTCTGTGCATCAGTTTATAGGCTATGTGGTAGCTTGTCATGTCTATCAGCCAGAGCATGTACTCGCAGTCTTGTACAGGGGAGAGGCCACTCTGCTCTCTCCACTGTTCTGCTGTAAGCATATCTCTGTGATGAGCACTAGTTTCGGCCCTGAAGGTTTTTGAGAAGAAAGAGGATTTCATTTTTCTTTTGTGGCTTTTTCAGGTTCTTCTTTGCCTGTCAATAGATAGAATCCTATGATGTTTGTTTTTTCTTTACTTGGATTTGCAGCAAGAGGAAGCATGAGAAGGATGGGGAGTTCTTCTAGTTGTGACGTTATGGAAGATTTTGACTCAATCTTTAAAAATCTTGCCATCGTAGTTTTTTTTGACCCAAGAACCATAGAATAACTTTTCCATGGTATTTTTCTATTATAAAATAAATATGTACTATCCAATAGGAGGAAAAACAAAAAGGAAGagcaaataaagaaagacaacaaTCTATCCAATACCAACTCTAGGAAACATTTGGGGGATAAAGAAAAGAGGACTAACATTTGGCTCTGCTCTTGGAAACACCTCCTGTCATCCATCTTCGGAAAAGCTCTGAAGTGTCTACTGCCTATGCTTGGGAATAGCTTGAAATCCAGTAGTGCTGCCTGTCGATGGCTGCCTGCAAGCCAAAATGTTTATGTCATTTCCCTGTGAAGCTGTACTGCAAGAGTAAAAGTGAGCTTGCTTTTTTTTGCAAGAGTAAAAGTGAGCTTGCTAGTGGCATGAGTAACGAACTGCAAAGCTGGCTGGCAGTGTGAGTCTTACACCTGTGAGTGAAGCTGTCTCGGTAAACTATTGTGTTGTTCCTGAATAAGAGATGCATGAGTGCTGGGGAAGAGTAAGATCTGCTGAGCTTTAGCACATGATTTTTTTGGACTAACGAGTCGTGTGTGAGTGAAGGAGGACGCATCGACGAGAGATATCCTATTTTAAGGAGGGCGGTATTCAAATCAGGGAAATGATCCTTTCATCTATTGATTTCATAGACATTCGTTTTTCTTTTATTGTCTGTATGATTTTGATTTTCAAAGCTCCTCAGAGTTCTGCCGAAAGAGATGAAATCGTACATTTGTCTCTCTGCAAACTGGGCCGACCAACTTGCAGCTCTGTGTTGTGTTTCTTTGACAGGTTAGTTCTGACGTATGCGTGTATAAGCAGCGAACATGCATTCAGGTACGCTGTTTCAATAGTATTAACATACTGAACTCTGTAGTGTTAAATTGATAGCATCTTTAAATGTATCAAATCAAAGGCATCATNNNNNNNNNNNNNNNNNNNNNNNNNNNNNNNNNNNNNNNNNNNNNNNNNNNNNNNNNNNNNNNNNNNNNNNNNNNNNNNNNNNNNNNNNNNNNNNNNNNNNNNNNNNNNNNNNNNNNNNNNNNNNNNNNNNNCNNNNNNNNNNNNNNNNNNNNNNNNNNNNNNNNNNNNNNNNNNNNNNNNNNNNNNNNNNNNNNNNNNNNNNNNNNNNNNNNNNNNNNNNNNNNNNNNNNNNNNNNNNNNNNNNNNNNNNNNNNNNNNNNNNNNNNNNNNNNNNNNNNNNNNNNNNNNNNNNNNNNNNNNNNNNNNNNNNNNNNNNNNNNNNNNNNNNNNNNNNNNNNNNNNNNNNNNNNNNNNNNNNNNNNNNNNNNNNNNNNNNNNNNNNNNNNNNNNNNNNNNNNNNNNNNNNNNNNNNNNNNNNNNNNNNNNNNNNNNNNNNNNNNNNNNNNNNNNNNNNNNNNNNNNNNNNNNNNNNNNNNNNNNNNNNNNNNNNNNNNNNNNNNNNNNNNNNNNNNNNNNNNNNNNNNNNNNNNNNNNNNNNNNNNNNNNNNNNNNNNNNNNNNNNNNNNNNNNNNNNNNNNNNNNNNNNNNNNNNNNNNNNNNNNNNNNNNNNNNNNNNNNNNNNNNNNNNNNNNNNNNNNNNNNNNNNNNNNNNNNNNNNNNNNNNNNNNNNNNNNNNNNNNNNNNNNNNNNNNNNNNNNNNNNNNNNNNNNNNNNNNNNNNNNNNNNNNNNNNNNNNNNNNNNNNNNNNNNNNNNNNNNNNNNNNNNNNNNNNNNNNNNNNNNNNNNNNNNNNNNNNNNNNNNNNNNNNNNNNNNNNNNNNNNNNNNNNNNNNNNNNNNNNNNNNNNNNNNNNNNNNNNNNNNNNNNNNNNNNNNNNNNNNNNNNNNNNNNNNNNNNNNNNNNNNNNNNNNNNNNNNNNNNNNNNNNNNNNNNNNNNNNNNNNNNNNNNNNNNNNNNNNNNNNNNNNNNNNNNNNNNNNNNNNNNNNNNNNNNNNNNNNNNNNNNNNNNNNNNNNNNNNNNNNNNNNNNNNNNNNNNNNNNNNNNNNNNNNNNNNNNNNNNNNNNNNNNNNNNNNNNNNNNNNNNNNNNNNNNNNNNNNNNNNNNNNNNNNNNNNNNNNNNNNNNNNNNNNNNTTAATTTTAAAAATGTTTAGAATTCAAATtttgtttaaattttcaaaaTATGTTTAAATTTGTGTTCACATTTTATTGATTTTGTTCATTATTCCAAAAAAATGGAATTTTAAATTGTTTAGCATGTCTAAACAGATGCATGCTGCCAAACAAAGTCACAGCTTAGCATGTCTCAGTGCATACATCGCTGCCAATCAACACCAACTGCATGGACTCTGCATGTCTACACTCAGCATGTATGAGAGGAGAACAATTAGACTAGGTCCATACATGCTACCAAACATACCCTAAGACACTTGGATTGGAGAGGATTCACGGAGGTGCTACGAACAAGAGCTTCCTGTGCTGCGTGCCGCCATGGATTCGAGCAGGATTGGCAAGAAAAGAAGATGAACCCTCAGCCTAGCTCAGGGAAGAAGAGAGGGGGGAAATCATTCGCGCGCTAGTTCTAGTGGCCCTCAGCTGTTCCACGCCTTTTCTATCCAGCCGACACGCCTCGCTGGCAGGGGCCACTGGCACGTTCCCAAAACCACCTTCCCAAACCACCAAACCAGGCGCCAGGGGGTGTTTTGCCCGGTTTAAGCAAGTTCAGGGGATTAAGTAGGCCAAAATTCAGTAGAGGGGGTGATGTGGTCTAAATGTGAGAGTTCAAAGGGGTATATACATTTAACTCGTGGGCAAAAAGGTATTTTCTTCGATAAAGGGCTTTTCATTGAATTGAAATATCGAGTTGATACAACCGCATCAAAGatcacccggcctctgcatagctAGATGCACACAGCCAAAGTTTCAAAGTACTAGAAGccaaaaaaaggcaaaaaaacgCCAGCAGTAGCGAAAAAAGATAAAAGAGGCCTAAGGTGATGTCGGTCCAATCCGAAGGTCACACCGCCATCCATGGGGGTAAAAAATGTCCTTGGCCGAGCACTCCAACCGGGTAGAAGCCATCATAAAAAAGTCTCTGTCCTCCGGCCTCTGCAGGATAGACCACATACGAAGCCATCGCAAGCATATATGAATTACCTGCATAGGAGATGAAACACTTTTATGATTAAAAACAATATCATTCCTGGTGAGCCACAACGCCCAACATAAGGCAGCCGCCCCCGCAAGAATGTGCTTAGACAATTGTTTATCTATTCCCCTCAACCAATTGCCGAACATATTCCGTATGCTGCGTGGAGGATATAGATTCGAAGCAATTTGGACTGTTGCCCATACCGATCTAGCAAACTTGCAATCAAAAAATAGGTGTTTAATGGATTCATTATGATTGCAGAAAACACATTTTTTGCAGCCTTGCCAGTTTCGTTGAGCTAGATTGTCCCTAGTTAAGATAACTCCTTTGTTGAGAAACCATGGGAAAATTTTCACTTTTAGAGGAATCTTAAGCTTCCACAATTTTCTATTATCAGATGGAACCTCGTTATGAACCAATGCATCATACATGGATTTAACCGAAAATCTTCCATTCAGATGCAGGTTCCATTTAAAGATGTCCGATTCAGCCGACAGTTGGACAGCTCCCAAACGAGTCAGCAAATCGTTCCATGCAGTCAGACGAGGTCCAGAAATCGTTCTGCGAAAAGAAATATCCGGGTGTTCTTGTCCCAATACCTGCTTAATCGTGACAAACTTATGTCTAACTATCCGATATAAGCTTGGGTATTGCACATTTAGAGGAGTAGTCCCGAGCCAGGTGTCTTCCCAGAATCGAATCTGGGA from Triticum urartu cultivar G1812 chromosome 3, Tu2.1, whole genome shotgun sequence encodes:
- the LOC125543053 gene encoding uncharacterized protein LOC125543053 — encoded protein: MKKMELMKEVRAHQVAIGELNNLPPSRAAYQKTCNIFFRKDIKSAVASQQKQLDIAKAKLQKLDQAS